In Vibrio atlanticus, the following proteins share a genomic window:
- a CDS encoding bifunctional tRNA (adenosine(37)-C2)-methyltransferase TrmG/ribosomal RNA large subunit methyltransferase RlmN: protein MTTAKVNLLDFDRKGLRKFFTEELNEKAFRAEQVMKWIYHFGVDDFEQMNNINKKLREKLLHRCEIVAPIVSEAQHSADGTIKWAMSVGDQDVETVYIPDGDRATLCVSSQVGCALECKFCSTAQQGFNRNLKVSEIVGQIWRAAREIGLEKETGRRPITNVVMMGMGEPLLNMKNLIPSLELMLDDLGFSLSKRRVTVSTSGVVSGLDQMTDNIDVALAISLHAPNDALRSQIMPINDRWDIQDFLASVRRYIASSNANRGKVTVEYVLLDHVNDDMDHARELAELMKDTPCKINLIPFNPYPGSPYKKPSNSRIDRFQKTLMEYNYTVTVRKTRGDDIDAACGQLVGDVIDRTKRTKMLKAASEANLIAGDVIQVKAV from the coding sequence ATGACCACAGCTAAAGTCAATCTACTCGATTTTGATCGTAAAGGTCTTCGTAAATTTTTCACAGAAGAACTGAATGAGAAAGCGTTTCGAGCAGAGCAAGTGATGAAGTGGATTTATCACTTCGGTGTCGATGACTTCGAACAAATGAACAACATCAATAAAAAGTTACGTGAGAAACTGCTGCATCGCTGTGAGATTGTTGCACCTATCGTTTCTGAAGCTCAGCACTCTGCGGATGGCACCATTAAATGGGCGATGAGCGTTGGTGACCAAGACGTTGAGACGGTATACATCCCTGATGGTGACCGTGCGACGCTATGTGTATCTTCGCAAGTAGGCTGTGCGCTTGAATGTAAATTCTGCTCTACAGCTCAACAAGGCTTCAACCGTAACCTGAAAGTTTCAGAGATTGTTGGTCAAATCTGGCGTGCAGCACGTGAAATCGGTTTAGAGAAAGAAACGGGTCGTCGTCCAATTACTAACGTCGTAATGATGGGTATGGGTGAACCTCTATTGAACATGAAGAACCTAATTCCATCATTGGAGCTGATGCTTGATGATCTGGGTTTCTCACTGTCTAAGCGTCGTGTAACAGTATCAACATCTGGTGTTGTTTCTGGTCTTGATCAGATGACAGACAACATCGATGTAGCTCTGGCGATTTCTCTACACGCACCAAACGATGCACTACGTAGCCAAATCATGCCAATCAACGACCGTTGGGATATCCAAGACTTCCTAGCATCGGTTCGTCGCTACATTGCTTCTTCAAATGCTAACCGCGGCAAAGTAACGGTTGAGTACGTTCTGTTGGATCATGTGAATGATGATATGGACCACGCTCGTGAACTTGCTGAGCTAATGAAAGATACGCCTTGTAAGATCAACTTGATTCCATTTAACCCTTATCCGGGTTCGCCTTATAAGAAGCCAAGCAACTCTCGTATTGATCGCTTCCAAAAAACGCTGATGGAATACAACTACACAGTTACGGTTCGTAAAACTCGTGGTGATGATATTGATGCCGCATGTGGTCAGCTGGTTGGTGATGTTATTGATAGAACCAAGCGTACTAAAATGCTGAAAGCCGCCTCTGAAGCTAACTTGATCGCAGGTGATGTGATTCAAGTAAAAGCGGTTTAA
- the rodZ gene encoding cytoskeleton protein RodZ gives MNTEHETQTKETVAPEIEAGTLLKNKRESLGLTQKQISDRLKLRVTLIQQIEENQFESDQVATFMRGYIRSYAKYVNLDEKVVLSALHHAGDAQHQEQEMLSFSRKTKTEKHNSRIMILTWSIFAVIAGISSLWWWQNQQQDTLSQSLANTESSEELAVEESLAPEFTSLEVIEAEQNEEGTSVVEGTDDLAAISDAEDSVTSTDETTAQQATETEPTAEVAEIAANAEAVEASTAPEAVINELVMQFSADCWIQVKDASGKTLSTGIKKAGQSLNLSGTAPYKVILGAPEGVSMTFASEPVDLSGYTSGKVARITLP, from the coding sequence ATGAACACAGAACACGAAACACAAACAAAAGAAACTGTCGCTCCAGAAATCGAAGCGGGAACGCTGCTTAAAAATAAACGAGAATCTCTTGGTTTAACACAAAAGCAGATTTCTGATCGTTTAAAGCTGCGCGTTACGCTGATCCAACAAATTGAAGAAAACCAATTCGAGTCAGATCAAGTTGCTACCTTTATGCGTGGCTACATTCGTTCATACGCGAAATACGTCAATCTTGACGAAAAGGTCGTATTGAGCGCACTCCATCATGCTGGTGACGCTCAACATCAAGAACAAGAAATGTTGAGCTTTTCTCGTAAGACTAAAACCGAGAAGCACAACAGCCGTATTATGATCCTTACTTGGAGCATTTTTGCGGTAATTGCGGGTATCTCCTCACTGTGGTGGTGGCAGAATCAACAACAAGACACCCTATCTCAATCTTTAGCTAATACTGAAAGCTCAGAAGAGCTAGCTGTAGAAGAATCACTTGCCCCTGAATTCACCTCTTTAGAAGTGATTGAAGCTGAACAAAATGAAGAGGGTACTTCTGTTGTTGAAGGTACTGATGACCTTGCTGCGATAAGCGATGCGGAAGATTCTGTTACTTCAACTGACGAAACTACTGCACAGCAAGCAACAGAGACAGAACCAACTGCTGAAGTTGCTGAAATTGCTGCTAATGCAGAAGCTGTTGAAGCAAGCACTGCGCCTGAAGCTGTGATTAACGAGTTAGTGATGCAGTTCTCTGCTGATTGCTGGATCCAAGTGAAAGATGCTTCGGGCAAAACCTTGTCGACTGGCATCAAAAAAGCAGGCCAGTCGTTAAATCTATCAGGAACTGCGCCATATAAAGTGATTCTAGGTGCGCCAGAGGGCGTATCGATGACATTTGCAAGTGAACCTGTCGACCTTTCTGGGTATACTTCAGGCAAAGTAGCTAGAATAACCTTACCTTAG